In Neodiprion pinetum isolate iyNeoPine1 chromosome 6, iyNeoPine1.2, whole genome shotgun sequence, one genomic interval encodes:
- the spri gene encoding protein sprint isoform X5 has translation MLPPIINNINNDILTLYTNQNSARPTVRSTRGRYAEIGVKRSDVFLEPYLQQHGTVQVINSPSTPPPLPVPLQHLQLAQLHHVQSEESLSSEGSGSTGSSASSSDHSGSEVACDITLIERLIRSHPIWFLPGIQRAGAFHLLQGKEEGNFVVRQSSQSDTMALSVRLPSGKGPYIEHYLIQANRGQLSLETSENRFDNIPSLIAHYSQCCSDELPVQLTLPRAMREAKNRQQLSSLALLGQEFWRYPMANPKPPESSSSNTSSLSSFHGGNNNNPNTPTTESIVLNLAPISTHNTTANSSPTNTMATSSFQSSLPRQPRPTPPNTLNLTTFNEPLDTKKDKVEKVVSPADKLLSQKLISPNLVQSVRCPSPVVHNVQNNVLSPSEAKANFESSKSITEFSKNNKFSINSSSSTSNFHQNIANFNQFSNANSPVIPEVKGIVLDNQTLVQNVKTPPPPPPRWAKPGISQSQSNFTVTTTVTFNVNQNGDVGTSLQNTPSDPSTSLLSPQSMNSNKSLTSSISTNKSPLSPTTPILSPSSKIVSSIGSKTPNVLSPTTPSGTSKSKRRRDREARKNSQHYQESDILDSYYRSSPGDKISDYEDIWNTTDQSNHSTWSPNEKSGKNDKITSPNDRLINSNDRANIQDRSLDLNERCANERLSENEQFLLKKEKFLLRNDRKIAGGNTEKLSYKEVTSPEFSSFKPFVENHGLKCLDSGSPEENGMGKRPDLLSRVCSANSLSSPNTTTPPRNKLGLMLAKSESSSPMTPESKQGSPFYAEPADAIAQSTAIVARRRPRNNPVSSKYRHSEPGWLQTPVGANANQLHPIDWDDTEEAEDKTPLISSSVDNLAKRLGVREIKKIPRAKPVQPPKVRTKMFNDTSWAVDSSWEFIGNEEEECEPDYDCDIDYDGDMARKFPDDDVERDAVGNTLTVQSIILQRYPEFLKPPDAMETLGSDRNSSYDNVEKRNERNEKNERIETPDSRRCMDLRAYDPSEWETMLETDESDVERIKRNKSFKERLDPLLSPPRLQALRNRETGTGSTIRCYALQLAVDKTTTFSQNIDNFIQCTKEGKEASPHVVMRNMRQFMSGMKNYLVKHGEREFEKEVEKERLKLKPNEFLNLDAILEGVMMGLVVRPLKEHVYRLFVDHYTATGSLRTLADSIQYAYGKHIQELGVRPKLFPPSEANLEIILKYIDRLQKADSPLDKLENLLAAISAIFNSVKQSNSDSEIVLGADDLLPLLVWVLVRGRVWGAEVEAEYMWGLLHPSLLTGEGGYYLTTLSSAVHVLKTFKSSQGTMSTLNGSGTPDCSSVLRILIPDELHGSLNTRTLPVRPNNNTREICRILAHKIRCTNPQDYGLFKLVQGEETLLGDHECPQELSHCVFAYKRIDAKIAWPKTSS, from the exons atgttacctcctattataaacaacatcaacaacgaCATTCTGACGCTGTACACTAATCAGAATTCGGCAAGACCCACGGTCAGATCAACGAGAGGTCGCTACGCGGAAATTGGTGTTAAAag GAGTGATGTATTCCTGGAACCCTACTTACAACAGCATGGCACTGTTCAGGTCATCAATTCACCGAGCACTCCGCCACCGCTACCTGTTCCATTGCAACATCTACAACTTGCACAACTGCATCACGTACAG AGCGAAGAATCGCTCTCCTCCGAAGGATCGGGCAGTACGGGAAGTTCGGCGAGTTCCTCGGATCATTCGGGAAGCGAAGTTGCCTGTGACATCACCCTGATCGAGAGGCTCATTCGTTCCCATCCAATATGGTTCCTTCCAGGCATTCAGAGGGCCGGGGCATTCCACTTATTGCAAGGAAAAGAAGAGGGT AATTTCGTCGTACGGCAATCCAGTCAAAGCGACACAATGGCTTTGTCGGTGAGACTACCCTCCGGCAAGGGTCCTTACATCGAGCACTATTTGATCCAGGCCAACAGGGGCCAGCTCAGCCTGGAAACCAGTGAAAATAGATTCGACAATATCCCCTCATTGATAGCGCATTATTCCCAATGCTG cAGTGACGAATTACCCGTGCAGCTTACTTTGCCACGGGCAATGCGCGAGGCTAAAAACAGGCAACAACTCTCATCACTCGCACTTTTGGGCCAAGAGTTTTGGAGATATCCAATGGCTAATCCAAAACCTCCCgaaagcagcagcagcaataCGTCAAGCTTGAGCAGCTTCCACGGCG GTAACAACAATAATCCAAACACGCCAACAACGGAAAGTATCGTTCTCAATCTTGCTCCAATTTCGACGCATAATACAA CAGCAAATTCGTCGCCGACGAACACGATGGCGACGTCATCATTTCAGTCGTCGTTACCGAGACAACCGAGGCCTACGCCCCCGAACACGCTAAACTTGACGACGTTTAACGAGCCGTTAGATACGAAAAAAGATAAAGTTGAGAAAGTAGTCTCACCCGCTGACAAATTACTCTCTCAAAAATTGATCTCGCCAAATTTGGTACAAAGCGTTCGGTGCCCCTCGCCGGTAGTTCACAATGTACAAAACAACGTTCTCAGCCCCTCGGAGGCGAAGGCTAATTTCGAATCTTCTAAAAGTATAacggaattttcgaaaaataataaattctcaATTAACTCGTCGTCGTCAACATCGAATTTCCATCAAAATATAGcgaatttcaatcaattttctaACGCCAATTCACCCGTTATACCCGAGGTCAAGGGTATTGTTTTGGACAACCAAACTCTCGttcaaaatgtaaaaactcCCCCACCCCCGCCTCCACGGTGGGCCAAACCCGGGATTAGTCAGAGTCAGAGTAACTTCACCGTGACGACTACGGTCACCTTTAATGTAAACCAAAATGGAGACGTCGGAACTTCGCTG CAAAACACACCGTCGGATCCAAGCACTTCTCTGCTCAGTCCTCAAAGTATGAATTCTAACAAATCGCTGACGTCGAGCATCTCTACTAACAAATCGCCACTATCGCCGACGACCCCGATACTTTCGCCCAGCTCTAAAATAGTCTCGAGCATTGGCTCGAAAACGCCCAATGTTCTGTCACCAACGACACCCTCTGGAACGAGTAAATCTAAGAGAAGACGAGACAGAGAGGCCAGAAAGAATTCACAGCATTATCAGGAATCCGACATATTAGACTCGTATTACAGAAGCTCTCCAGGAGATAAAATATCGGACTATGAAGATATTTGGAATACGACCGATCAATCCAATCACTCCACTTGGTCCCCGAACGAAAAATCGGGGAAAAATGACAAGATCACCAGCCCGAATGACCGACTGATCAACTCTAATGATCGCGCTAATATCCAAGACAGGTCGTTGGATCTGAACGAGCGATGCGCCAATGAGAGGTTGTCGGAAAACGAACAATTCCTCCTTAAAAAGGAGAAGTTTTTACTGAGGAACGACAGAAAAATCGCTGGGGGGAATACGGAGAAACTTAGCTACAAAGAAGTTACCAGTCCCGAGTTCAGCAGTTTTAAACCCTTCGTCGAAAATCACGGTCTAAAATGTTTGGATTCGGGTTCTCCGGAGGAAAACGGAATGGGAAAAAGACCGGATCTGCTTTCCAGAGTTT GCAGTGCCAATTCTTTGAGTAGCCCAAACACAACGACACCTCCAAGAAATAAGCTGGGTCTGATGCTGGCAAAATCTGAGAGCAGCAGTCCAATGACGCCCGAGTCGAAGCAGGGTAGTCCGTTTTACGCAGAACCAGCTGATGCGATAGCTCAAAGTACGGCAATCGTGGCTCGAAGACGTCCGAGAAACAATCCTGTGTCAAGCAAATATCGTCACAGCGAGCCTGGCTGGCTTCAAACCCCTGTCGGAGCGAATGCCAATCAGCTTCATCCCATTGATTGGGATGATACCGAGGAAGCAGAGGACAAAACACCGCTGATATCTTCTTCGGTAGATAACTTAGCCAAGCGTCTGGGTGTCAGAGAgatcaaaaaaattcctaGAGCAAAACCAGTCCAGCCACCTAAAGTCAGAACTAAAATGTTCAATGACACTTCCTGGGCTGTTGATTCTAGCTGGGAATTTATCG ggaatgaagaagaagaatgcgAACCAGATTATGACTGTGACATTGACTATGACGGAGATATGGCCAGGAAATTCCCAGACGACGATGTTGAAAGGGATGCTGTTGGAAATACCTTGACTGTTCAGAGTATCATACTTCAaag GTACCCTGAGTTTCTAAAACCTCCGGATGCCATGGAAACCCTCGGCAGCGATCGGAATTCTTCGTACGATAACGTTGAGAAGAGGAAtgagagaaacgaaaaaaatgagagaatTGAAACACCAGATTCGCGGAGGTGCATGGATCTTCGTGCCTACGATCCATCCGAATGGGAAACTATGCTAGAGACTGACGAAAGCGACGTTGAAAgaataaaacgaaacaaaagCTTCAAGGAACGTCTAGACCCACTTTtat CACCTCCAAGACTTCAAGCTTTGAGAAATCGAGAAACAGGAACAGGATCAACAATACGTTGTTACGCGTTGCAGCTTGCCGTAGATAAAACGACAACATTTTCACaaaacattgataattttattcaatgcaCAAAAGAGGGAAAGGAGGCCAGTCCGCATGTTGTCATGAGAAACATGCGGCAATTCATGTCTGGTATGAAAAACTACTTGGTAAAACACGGAGAAAGAGAATTTGAAAAGGAAGTTGAGAAGGAAAGACTGAAACTAAAGCCAAACGAATTCCTGAACCTCGATGCTATATTGGAAGGAGTGATGATGGGTCTCGTCGTTAGACCTCTCAAAGAACACGTGTATCGACTCTTCGTGGACCATTACACGGCGACAGGTTCCTTGCGCACATTGGCAGACAGTATTCAGTACGCTTATGGAAAACATATTCAAGAACTAGGAGTTCGG CCAAAACTCTTTCCACCAAGTGAAGCAAACCTAGAGATCATTCTCAAGTATATCGACCGTCTGCAAAAGGCAGATTCTCCCTTGGATAAATTAGAAAATCTACTGGCAGCTATATCTGCAATATTTAATTCT GTAAAACAATCAAACTCAGACAGTGAAATTGTGTTGGGAGCTGACGACCTGCTGCCACTTTTGGTCTGGGTGTTGGTGCGCGGTCGAGTCTGGGGAGCTGAAGTTGAAGCGGAATACATGTGGGGTTTACTGCATCCGTCTCTGCTGACTGGAGAGGGTGGTTATTACCTGACAACACTGTCTAGTGCTGTTCATGTGTTGAAAACTTTCAAATCAAGCCAAGGAACAATGTCTACATTAAAT GGCTCTGGAACCCCAGACTGCTCTTCCGTACTAAGAATACTGATCCCAGATGAATTACATGGTTCGTTAAACACTAGAACTTTGCCCGTTCGTCCGAACAACAACACTCGGGAAATATGCCGTATTCTGGCACACAAGATTCGTTGCACAAATCCACAAGATTATGGCCTCTTCAAATTAGTCCAAGGCGAGG AAACGCTACTCGGTGATCACGAATGCCCCCAAGAATTATCTCACTGTGTATTTGCCTACAAGCGAATCGATGCCAAGATTGCCTGGCCAAAAACGAGTTCATAA
- the spri gene encoding protein sprint isoform X2, giving the protein MTSLLQRDYSSQRKRESTGSNASSYLVLLNSLASDLDCMLSELCTTPDPFTRSDVFLEPYLQQHGTVQVINSPSTPPPLPVPLQHLQLAQLHHVQSEESLSSEGSGSTGSSASSSDHSGSEVACDITLIERLIRSHPIWFLPGIQRAGAFHLLQGKEEGNFVVRQSSQSDTMALSVRLPSGKGPYIEHYLIQANRGQLSLETSENRFDNIPSLIAHYSQCCDELPVQLTLPRAMREAKNRQQLSSLALLGQEFWRYPMANPKPPESSSSNTSSLSSFHGGNNNNPNTPTTESIVLNLAPISTHNTTANSSPTNTMATSSFQSSLPRQPRPTPPNTLNLTTFNEPLDTKKDKVEKVVSPADKLLSQKLISPNLVQSVRCPSPVVHNVQNNVLSPSEAKANFESSKSITEFSKNNKFSINSSSSTSNFHQNIANFNQFSNANSPVIPEVKGIVLDNQTLVQNVKTPPPPPPRWAKPGISQSQSNFTVTTTVTFNVNQNGDVGTSLQNTPSDPSTSLLSPQSMNSNKSLTSSISTNKSPLSPTTPILSPSSKIVSSIGSKTPNVLSPTTPSGTSKSKRRRDREARKNSQHYQESDILDSYYRSSPGDKISDYEDIWNTTDQSNHSTWSPNEKSGKNDKITSPNDRLINSNDRANIQDRSLDLNERCANERLSENEQFLLKKEKFLLRNDRKIAGGNTEKLSYKEVTSPEFSSFKPFVENHGLKCLDSGSPEENGMGKRPDLLSRVCSANSLSSPNTTTPPRNKLGLMLAKSESSSPMTPESKQGSPFYAEPADAIAQSTAIVARRRPRNNPVSSKYRHSEPGWLQTPVGANANQLHPIDWDDTEEAEDKTPLISSSVDNLAKRLGVREIKKIPRAKPVQPPKVRTKMFNDTSWAVDSSWEFIGNEEEECEPDYDCDIDYDGDMARKFPDDDVERDAVGNTLTVQSIILQRYPEFLKPPDAMETLGSDRNSSYDNVEKRNERNEKNERIETPDSRRCMDLRAYDPSEWETMLETDESDVERIKRNKSFKERLDPLLSPPRLQALRNRETGTGSTIRCYALQLAVDKTTTFSQNIDNFIQCTKEGKEASPHVVMRNMRQFMSGMKNYLVKHGEREFEKEVEKERLKLKPNEFLNLDAILEGVMMGLVVRPLKEHVYRLFVDHYTATGSLRTLADSIQYAYGKHIQELGVRPKLFPPSEANLEIILKYIDRLQKADSPLDKLENLLAAISAIFNSVKQSNSDSEIVLGADDLLPLLVWVLVRGRVWGAEVEAEYMWGLLHPSLLTGEGGYYLTTLSSAVHVLKTFKSSQGTMSTLNGSGTPDCSSVLRILIPDELHGSLNTRTLPVRPNNNTREICRILAHKIRCTNPQDYGLFKLVQGEETLLGDHECPQELSHCVFAYKRIDAKIAWPKTSS; this is encoded by the exons GAGTGATGTATTCCTGGAACCCTACTTACAACAGCATGGCACTGTTCAGGTCATCAATTCACCGAGCACTCCGCCACCGCTACCTGTTCCATTGCAACATCTACAACTTGCACAACTGCATCACGTACAG AGCGAAGAATCGCTCTCCTCCGAAGGATCGGGCAGTACGGGAAGTTCGGCGAGTTCCTCGGATCATTCGGGAAGCGAAGTTGCCTGTGACATCACCCTGATCGAGAGGCTCATTCGTTCCCATCCAATATGGTTCCTTCCAGGCATTCAGAGGGCCGGGGCATTCCACTTATTGCAAGGAAAAGAAGAGGGT AATTTCGTCGTACGGCAATCCAGTCAAAGCGACACAATGGCTTTGTCGGTGAGACTACCCTCCGGCAAGGGTCCTTACATCGAGCACTATTTGATCCAGGCCAACAGGGGCCAGCTCAGCCTGGAAACCAGTGAAAATAGATTCGACAATATCCCCTCATTGATAGCGCATTATTCCCAATGCTG TGACGAATTACCCGTGCAGCTTACTTTGCCACGGGCAATGCGCGAGGCTAAAAACAGGCAACAACTCTCATCACTCGCACTTTTGGGCCAAGAGTTTTGGAGATATCCAATGGCTAATCCAAAACCTCCCgaaagcagcagcagcaataCGTCAAGCTTGAGCAGCTTCCACGGCG GTAACAACAATAATCCAAACACGCCAACAACGGAAAGTATCGTTCTCAATCTTGCTCCAATTTCGACGCATAATACAA CAGCAAATTCGTCGCCGACGAACACGATGGCGACGTCATCATTTCAGTCGTCGTTACCGAGACAACCGAGGCCTACGCCCCCGAACACGCTAAACTTGACGACGTTTAACGAGCCGTTAGATACGAAAAAAGATAAAGTTGAGAAAGTAGTCTCACCCGCTGACAAATTACTCTCTCAAAAATTGATCTCGCCAAATTTGGTACAAAGCGTTCGGTGCCCCTCGCCGGTAGTTCACAATGTACAAAACAACGTTCTCAGCCCCTCGGAGGCGAAGGCTAATTTCGAATCTTCTAAAAGTATAacggaattttcgaaaaataataaattctcaATTAACTCGTCGTCGTCAACATCGAATTTCCATCAAAATATAGcgaatttcaatcaattttctaACGCCAATTCACCCGTTATACCCGAGGTCAAGGGTATTGTTTTGGACAACCAAACTCTCGttcaaaatgtaaaaactcCCCCACCCCCGCCTCCACGGTGGGCCAAACCCGGGATTAGTCAGAGTCAGAGTAACTTCACCGTGACGACTACGGTCACCTTTAATGTAAACCAAAATGGAGACGTCGGAACTTCGCTG CAAAACACACCGTCGGATCCAAGCACTTCTCTGCTCAGTCCTCAAAGTATGAATTCTAACAAATCGCTGACGTCGAGCATCTCTACTAACAAATCGCCACTATCGCCGACGACCCCGATACTTTCGCCCAGCTCTAAAATAGTCTCGAGCATTGGCTCGAAAACGCCCAATGTTCTGTCACCAACGACACCCTCTGGAACGAGTAAATCTAAGAGAAGACGAGACAGAGAGGCCAGAAAGAATTCACAGCATTATCAGGAATCCGACATATTAGACTCGTATTACAGAAGCTCTCCAGGAGATAAAATATCGGACTATGAAGATATTTGGAATACGACCGATCAATCCAATCACTCCACTTGGTCCCCGAACGAAAAATCGGGGAAAAATGACAAGATCACCAGCCCGAATGACCGACTGATCAACTCTAATGATCGCGCTAATATCCAAGACAGGTCGTTGGATCTGAACGAGCGATGCGCCAATGAGAGGTTGTCGGAAAACGAACAATTCCTCCTTAAAAAGGAGAAGTTTTTACTGAGGAACGACAGAAAAATCGCTGGGGGGAATACGGAGAAACTTAGCTACAAAGAAGTTACCAGTCCCGAGTTCAGCAGTTTTAAACCCTTCGTCGAAAATCACGGTCTAAAATGTTTGGATTCGGGTTCTCCGGAGGAAAACGGAATGGGAAAAAGACCGGATCTGCTTTCCAGAGTTT GCAGTGCCAATTCTTTGAGTAGCCCAAACACAACGACACCTCCAAGAAATAAGCTGGGTCTGATGCTGGCAAAATCTGAGAGCAGCAGTCCAATGACGCCCGAGTCGAAGCAGGGTAGTCCGTTTTACGCAGAACCAGCTGATGCGATAGCTCAAAGTACGGCAATCGTGGCTCGAAGACGTCCGAGAAACAATCCTGTGTCAAGCAAATATCGTCACAGCGAGCCTGGCTGGCTTCAAACCCCTGTCGGAGCGAATGCCAATCAGCTTCATCCCATTGATTGGGATGATACCGAGGAAGCAGAGGACAAAACACCGCTGATATCTTCTTCGGTAGATAACTTAGCCAAGCGTCTGGGTGTCAGAGAgatcaaaaaaattcctaGAGCAAAACCAGTCCAGCCACCTAAAGTCAGAACTAAAATGTTCAATGACACTTCCTGGGCTGTTGATTCTAGCTGGGAATTTATCG ggaatgaagaagaagaatgcgAACCAGATTATGACTGTGACATTGACTATGACGGAGATATGGCCAGGAAATTCCCAGACGACGATGTTGAAAGGGATGCTGTTGGAAATACCTTGACTGTTCAGAGTATCATACTTCAaag GTACCCTGAGTTTCTAAAACCTCCGGATGCCATGGAAACCCTCGGCAGCGATCGGAATTCTTCGTACGATAACGTTGAGAAGAGGAAtgagagaaacgaaaaaaatgagagaatTGAAACACCAGATTCGCGGAGGTGCATGGATCTTCGTGCCTACGATCCATCCGAATGGGAAACTATGCTAGAGACTGACGAAAGCGACGTTGAAAgaataaaacgaaacaaaagCTTCAAGGAACGTCTAGACCCACTTTtat CACCTCCAAGACTTCAAGCTTTGAGAAATCGAGAAACAGGAACAGGATCAACAATACGTTGTTACGCGTTGCAGCTTGCCGTAGATAAAACGACAACATTTTCACaaaacattgataattttattcaatgcaCAAAAGAGGGAAAGGAGGCCAGTCCGCATGTTGTCATGAGAAACATGCGGCAATTCATGTCTGGTATGAAAAACTACTTGGTAAAACACGGAGAAAGAGAATTTGAAAAGGAAGTTGAGAAGGAAAGACTGAAACTAAAGCCAAACGAATTCCTGAACCTCGATGCTATATTGGAAGGAGTGATGATGGGTCTCGTCGTTAGACCTCTCAAAGAACACGTGTATCGACTCTTCGTGGACCATTACACGGCGACAGGTTCCTTGCGCACATTGGCAGACAGTATTCAGTACGCTTATGGAAAACATATTCAAGAACTAGGAGTTCGG CCAAAACTCTTTCCACCAAGTGAAGCAAACCTAGAGATCATTCTCAAGTATATCGACCGTCTGCAAAAGGCAGATTCTCCCTTGGATAAATTAGAAAATCTACTGGCAGCTATATCTGCAATATTTAATTCT GTAAAACAATCAAACTCAGACAGTGAAATTGTGTTGGGAGCTGACGACCTGCTGCCACTTTTGGTCTGGGTGTTGGTGCGCGGTCGAGTCTGGGGAGCTGAAGTTGAAGCGGAATACATGTGGGGTTTACTGCATCCGTCTCTGCTGACTGGAGAGGGTGGTTATTACCTGACAACACTGTCTAGTGCTGTTCATGTGTTGAAAACTTTCAAATCAAGCCAAGGAACAATGTCTACATTAAAT GGCTCTGGAACCCCAGACTGCTCTTCCGTACTAAGAATACTGATCCCAGATGAATTACATGGTTCGTTAAACACTAGAACTTTGCCCGTTCGTCCGAACAACAACACTCGGGAAATATGCCGTATTCTGGCACACAAGATTCGTTGCACAAATCCACAAGATTATGGCCTCTTCAAATTAGTCCAAGGCGAGG AAACGCTACTCGGTGATCACGAATGCCCCCAAGAATTATCTCACTGTGTATTTGCCTACAAGCGAATCGATGCCAAGATTGCCTGGCCAAAAACGAGTTCATAA